The following proteins are encoded in a genomic region of Enterocloster clostridioformis:
- a CDS encoding flavodoxin family protein yields the protein MKVLMLNGSPHEKGCTYTALAEVAGELNQAGIETEIMHVGGGTVHGCMGCGACGKLGKCIYSDDKVNEAVEKMRQSDGLIVGSPVHYASASGAVTSFLDRFFYSGSSAAAHKPGAAIASARRAGTTATLDQLNKYFMITQMPVVSSQYWNMVHGQCPEDVKKDEEGMQIMRVLGRNMAWMLKSIEAGKAAGVTLPETEEKKRTNFIR from the coding sequence ATGAAAGTATTAATGTTAAACGGGAGTCCTCACGAGAAGGGATGTACTTACACCGCCCTTGCAGAGGTGGCAGGAGAGCTCAATCAGGCTGGCATTGAAACAGAGATCATGCATGTGGGCGGCGGGACTGTCCATGGATGTATGGGCTGCGGCGCATGCGGTAAGCTTGGAAAATGCATTTACAGCGACGATAAGGTCAACGAAGCAGTGGAAAAGATGAGGCAGAGCGACGGACTGATTGTCGGTTCACCGGTACACTATGCCTCGGCCAGCGGGGCTGTCACCTCCTTCCTGGACCGCTTCTTCTATTCCGGAAGCAGCGCTGCTGCCCATAAGCCGGGAGCTGCCATTGCCTCTGCCAGAAGGGCTGGAACAACTGCCACCCTGGACCAGCTGAATAAATATTTTATGATTACGCAGATGCCGGTAGTTTCCTCCCAGTACTGGAATATGGTGCACGGGCAATGTCCTGAGGATGTGAAGAAGGATGAGGAGGGCATGCAGATCATGCGCGTCCTGGGCAGGAACATGGCCTGGATGCTCAAATCCATTGAGGCAGGAAAAGCTGCCGGGGTTACGCTTCCTGAGACAGAGGAGAAGAAGAGAACGAATTTTATACGGTAG
- a CDS encoding DEAD/DEAH box helicase yields the protein MKIVRMNTSSFWKGEAGVKGLVEDQGETFEVNLYLGSGRVRDYSCSCSKGNSYRGMCAHGEALFAYYNQQREEASKPTIHTSSQVHTMIREYTNREVALILAEEADAQVRLEPVLILDGKDTRLEFKVGITRFYAVRDLRAFKEAVENGAHVAYGKDLSFHHNKSAFTDSSKELLALLMGGVQNQKAVRSLTLNRMNRDRFFEIMAGRTVEVQLPGGNRVMMDMEDSDPVASLKVEKTGRDGLKASLMGVAPMIGGEAPRPVAGCFRGERFLYVVSGQRLYRCSESCTQVMGLFMEQMCMERDESVMVGQRDIPLFYERVVKHILPYCRLMPEDVDFKDYEPEPLKASFRFDTGEDGALVMEPSLAYGSYEFHPLEDENLPRTICRDVPGEFRVSQLIHKYFKYKDPDGRRLVIRNNEDEIYRLMTEGMDEFRSMGDVYVSENLRQWEVLAPPRVTVGASAAGGWLELDVDMGGMNSQELNRILAAYSQKKKYYRLKNGQFLGLDEGGLTVISRMASEMGVTRKELQSGKVRLPAYRAFYLDYLLKESTGVTYYRDQMLKAMVRSVKSVEDSDFTAPERLRGVLREYQRIGYVWLRTLDSYGFGGILADDMGLGKTIQIIALLESAYGSGEQSPSLIICPASLVYNWEHEIRRFAPDLKVLSVVGSGSEREDLLKEVGKNSQVYQVIITSYDLLRRDIGLYEGVHFRYQVIDEAQYIKNASTQSARAVKSLDVQTRFALTGTPVENRLGELWSIFDYLMPGFLFGSKFFKKEYEVPIIRDGDAAALERLKRMIGPFVLRRIKKDVLKELPDKMEEVVYSNFEPEQKKLYAANAAKFKEKLSTGCFGRAGEGKLQILAELMRLRQICCDPRLCYDNYRGGSAKLETCMDLVRRGVAGGHKILLFSQFTSMLDIIHIRFEKEGIKSHLLTGATSKEERIRLVGDFGKDEVPVFLISLKAGGTGLNLTAADIVIHYDPWWNVAAQNQATDRTHRIGQDKQVTVYKLITRNTIEENILKLQEAKSHLADAVVPEGTVSFGSLTRDDILNIIKEE from the coding sequence ATGAAGATTGTCAGGATGAACACCAGCAGCTTCTGGAAGGGGGAGGCTGGTGTGAAAGGCCTGGTTGAAGACCAGGGGGAAACATTTGAGGTAAATTTATATCTGGGAAGCGGAAGAGTAAGGGATTACTCCTGTTCCTGCAGCAAAGGGAATTCTTACAGGGGAATGTGCGCCCATGGGGAGGCCCTTTTTGCGTATTATAATCAGCAGAGGGAGGAGGCGTCCAAACCAACAATTCATACATCCTCCCAGGTTCACACCATGATTCGGGAATATACCAACCGGGAGGTGGCCCTGATTCTGGCGGAGGAGGCGGACGCCCAGGTAAGGCTGGAGCCGGTGCTGATTCTGGACGGAAAGGACACGCGTCTGGAGTTCAAGGTGGGAATCACCCGTTTTTATGCCGTGCGCGATTTGAGGGCCTTTAAGGAGGCTGTTGAGAATGGGGCCCATGTGGCTTATGGAAAGGACCTGTCCTTTCATCACAACAAATCGGCTTTTACAGACAGCAGCAAGGAGCTTCTGGCCCTGCTTATGGGAGGAGTACAAAACCAGAAAGCGGTCCGCAGCCTGACGCTAAACCGTATGAACCGGGACCGCTTTTTTGAAATAATGGCCGGCCGGACCGTGGAGGTCCAGCTTCCCGGCGGGAACCGGGTCATGATGGACATGGAGGATTCTGATCCGGTGGCATCACTTAAGGTGGAGAAGACGGGGAGGGACGGCCTGAAAGCCAGCCTTATGGGTGTGGCTCCAATGATAGGAGGCGAGGCCCCAAGGCCGGTGGCCGGCTGCTTTCGCGGGGAGCGGTTCCTGTATGTGGTATCCGGCCAGAGGCTCTACCGGTGCAGCGAGTCGTGTACCCAGGTCATGGGACTGTTCATGGAGCAGATGTGCATGGAGCGGGATGAAAGCGTGATGGTGGGACAGAGGGATATTCCGCTGTTCTATGAGCGCGTTGTCAAGCATATTCTTCCCTACTGCCGCCTGATGCCGGAGGACGTGGATTTTAAGGATTATGAGCCGGAGCCGTTAAAGGCGTCCTTCCGGTTCGACACAGGGGAGGATGGAGCTCTGGTGATGGAGCCCTCACTTGCTTACGGAAGTTATGAATTCCATCCCCTGGAGGACGAGAATCTTCCCAGGACTATATGCCGTGATGTACCGGGGGAATTCAGGGTAAGCCAGCTGATTCATAAATATTTCAAGTACAAGGACCCGGATGGAAGACGGCTGGTCATAAGGAATAACGAGGATGAGATTTACCGTCTTATGACAGAGGGAATGGACGAATTCCGCTCCATGGGAGATGTATATGTGTCTGAGAACCTGCGCCAGTGGGAGGTGCTGGCGCCGCCCAGGGTTACTGTGGGTGCTTCTGCTGCCGGCGGCTGGCTGGAACTGGATGTGGACATGGGCGGCATGAACAGCCAGGAACTGAACCGTATACTGGCAGCCTACAGCCAGAAAAAGAAGTACTACAGGCTGAAAAACGGACAATTTCTGGGGCTGGATGAAGGCGGCCTAACGGTCATCAGCCGCATGGCGTCGGAAATGGGAGTAACCAGAAAGGAGCTTCAGAGCGGAAAGGTACGTCTGCCGGCTTACCGCGCCTTTTATCTGGATTATCTTCTTAAGGAGAGCACCGGTGTAACCTATTACAGGGACCAGATGCTAAAAGCCATGGTAAGGTCGGTAAAGTCCGTGGAGGACAGCGATTTTACCGCGCCGGAGAGACTGAGGGGCGTGCTGAGGGAGTATCAGAGAATCGGATATGTCTGGCTGCGGACCCTGGACAGTTACGGATTCGGGGGAATCCTGGCCGATGACATGGGGCTGGGAAAAACCATACAGATCATTGCACTTTTGGAGTCCGCCTATGGCTCAGGCGAACAGTCGCCGTCCCTGATTATATGTCCGGCTTCTCTTGTGTACAACTGGGAGCATGAGATACGGCGTTTTGCGCCGGACCTTAAGGTGCTGTCGGTGGTGGGAAGCGGTTCGGAGCGGGAGGACCTGTTAAAAGAAGTTGGAAAAAATTCCCAGGTCTATCAGGTTATTATAACGTCCTACGATTTGCTGAGAAGAGACATAGGCTTATATGAAGGCGTCCATTTCCGGTATCAGGTCATAGACGAGGCGCAGTATATCAAAAACGCATCCACACAGAGCGCCAGGGCAGTGAAGTCCCTGGATGTGCAGACCAGGTTTGCCCTGACAGGGACGCCTGTTGAAAACCGTTTGGGTGAGCTGTGGAGCATTTTTGATTATCTCATGCCGGGCTTTCTCTTCGGAAGCAAGTTCTTCAAGAAGGAATATGAAGTCCCCATTATAAGAGACGGCGACGCGGCAGCCCTTGAACGTCTGAAACGGATGATAGGCCCCTTTGTGCTGAGACGGATAAAGAAGGATGTATTAAAGGAGCTTCCGGATAAAATGGAGGAGGTTGTATATTCCAACTTTGAACCGGAACAGAAAAAATTATATGCGGCCAATGCGGCCAAGTTTAAGGAAAAGCTCAGTACAGGCTGTTTTGGCCGGGCAGGGGAAGGAAAGCTCCAGATTTTGGCGGAGCTCATGCGCCTGAGACAGATTTGCTGCGACCCGCGGCTGTGTTACGACAATTACAGAGGCGGTTCCGCCAAGCTGGAGACCTGTATGGATTTGGTGAGGAGAGGTGTGGCGGGAGGACATAAGATACTGTTGTTTTCCCAGTTTACCTCCATGCTGGATATCATTCATATAAGGTTTGAGAAGGAGGGAATCAAGAGCCACTTACTGACAGGGGCCACCTCCAAGGAGGAACGAATCCGGCTGGTGGGGGATTTTGGGAAGGATGAGGTGCCGGTATTTTTGATTAGCCTGAAGGCGGGGGGAACCGGCCTTAACCTGACTGCGGCGGATATTGTCATCCATTATGACCCGTGGTGGAACGTGGCTGCCCAGAACCAGGCCACGGACAGAACCCACCGGATCGGCCAGGATAAGCAGGTAACGGTCTATAAACTGATTACCAGAAATACCATAGAAGAGAACATCTTAAAGCTTCAGGAAGCCAAGAGCCATCTGGCGGATGCAGTGGTGCCTGAGGGCACGGTATCATTTGGAAGCCTGACAAGAGATGATATACTGAATATCATAAAGGAGGAATAA
- the argS gene encoding arginine--tRNA ligase, which translates to MNKILDMMERELKQAFTASGYEDSFAKVVLSNRPDLCEYQCNGAMAAAKAYKKKPIDIANQVVEHLASGGSHPVFSEAEAVMPGFINLKLSDAFLAEYAGAMASADKLGLEAPEKPETVIVDYGGANVAKPLHVGHLRAAIIGESIKRMGRFLGHHMIGDVHLGDWGLQMGLIIEELKDRKPELVYFDESFEGPFPQEAPFTISELEEIYPAASAKSKVDEVFKERAHQATLKLQRGYAPFRAIWQHIMAVSVSDLKKNYANLNVEFDLWKGESDAEPYIGDMIQMLVDKGLAYESQGALVVDVAQDTDTKEIPPCLIRKSDGASLYATSDLATIVEREQDFKPDRYIYVVDKRQGMHFEQVFRVAKRAGIVKEDTPMIFLGFGTMNGKDGKPFKTREGGVMRLEKLIEEINEAVYQRIMENRTVSEDEARSTAAVVGLAALKYGDLSNQAAKDYVFDIERFTSFEGNTGPYILYTIVRIKSIIAKYRENGGQVSQDAVEKKILACTGSSEKALMLLLARYNEVLENSFAETAPHKICQYIYELANAFNSFYHDTKILAEEDEARKESYIGLISLTRRVLESCIGLLGIEAPERM; encoded by the coding sequence GTGAATAAGATTCTGGATATGATGGAGCGGGAATTAAAGCAGGCATTTACAGCCAGCGGATATGAGGATTCGTTCGCAAAGGTGGTTTTATCCAACCGTCCCGACCTGTGTGAGTACCAGTGCAACGGTGCCATGGCAGCGGCTAAGGCATATAAGAAGAAGCCCATCGATATAGCGAACCAGGTGGTGGAACATCTGGCTTCAGGCGGCTCCCACCCTGTTTTTTCTGAGGCAGAGGCTGTGATGCCGGGATTCATTAACCTGAAGCTGTCAGATGCGTTTCTGGCAGAGTATGCGGGGGCCATGGCTTCGGCAGATAAGCTGGGACTGGAAGCGCCTGAGAAGCCGGAGACAGTTATCGTGGATTACGGCGGGGCCAATGTGGCAAAGCCCCTTCATGTGGGCCATCTGCGGGCGGCCATTATCGGGGAGAGCATAAAGCGCATGGGCCGTTTCCTGGGCCACCATATGATTGGTGATGTGCATCTGGGGGACTGGGGACTGCAGATGGGTCTTATTATTGAGGAACTAAAGGACAGGAAGCCGGAGCTGGTGTATTTTGACGAATCCTTTGAGGGACCGTTTCCGCAGGAGGCGCCGTTTACAATCAGTGAGCTGGAGGAGATATATCCCGCGGCCAGCGCCAAGTCCAAGGTGGACGAGGTGTTTAAGGAGAGGGCCCATCAGGCGACCCTGAAGCTCCAGAGAGGATATGCCCCGTTCCGGGCAATCTGGCAGCATATCATGGCTGTCTCTGTGTCTGACCTTAAGAAGAATTACGCAAACCTGAACGTGGAGTTCGATTTGTGGAAGGGTGAAAGCGACGCGGAGCCCTACATCGGGGACATGATTCAGATGCTGGTGGATAAGGGGCTGGCCTATGAGAGCCAGGGAGCTCTGGTGGTGGATGTGGCTCAGGATACGGACACCAAGGAGATTCCGCCCTGCCTGATCCGTAAGTCCGACGGAGCGTCTCTTTATGCAACTTCCGATTTGGCCACCATTGTGGAACGGGAACAGGATTTTAAGCCGGACCGCTATATTTATGTGGTGGATAAACGCCAGGGAATGCACTTTGAGCAGGTGTTCAGAGTGGCTAAGAGGGCAGGTATTGTGAAGGAAGACACCCCCATGATTTTCCTGGGATTCGGCACCATGAACGGAAAGGACGGAAAGCCCTTTAAGACACGTGAGGGCGGAGTCATGCGTCTGGAAAAGCTCATTGAGGAAATCAATGAAGCCGTATACCAGAGAATCATGGAGAACAGGACCGTATCAGAGGACGAGGCCAGGAGCACGGCGGCAGTGGTAGGGCTGGCTGCCCTCAAGTACGGCGATCTCTCCAACCAGGCTGCCAAGGATTATGTCTTTGATATTGAGCGCTTTACCTCATTTGAAGGTAATACAGGTCCGTATATCCTCTATACCATTGTCAGAATCAAGTCCATTATCGCCAAGTACAGGGAGAACGGAGGCCAGGTAAGCCAGGATGCCGTTGAAAAGAAGATTCTTGCCTGCACCGGAAGTTCGGAGAAGGCTCTGATGCTCTTGCTGGCCAGATATAATGAGGTTCTGGAAAACAGCTTTGCGGAGACAGCGCCTCATAAGATATGCCAGTACATTTACGAGCTGGCCAATGCCTTCAACAGCTTTTATCATGATACCAAGATTCTGGCAGAGGAGGATGAAGCCAGGAAGGAGAGCTATATCGGTCTTATTTCTCTTACCAGACGGGTGCTGGAGTCCTGCATCGGACTGTTGGGAATCGAGGCTCCGGAGCGCATGTAA
- the efp gene encoding elongation factor P — MISAGDFRNGITLEIDGQVVQIMEFQHVKPGKGAAFVRTKLKNVINGGVVERTFRPTEKFPQARIDRVDMQYLYADGELYNFMNQETYDQVALNQDIIGDALKFVKENEVCKVCSYNGSVFSVEPPLFVELEITETEPGFKGDTATGANKPATVETGATVYVPLFVEIGDKIKIDTRTGEYLSRV, encoded by the coding sequence ATGATATCAGCAGGTGATTTTAGAAATGGCATTACACTGGAGATTGACGGACAGGTTGTCCAGATTATGGAATTCCAGCATGTTAAGCCAGGCAAGGGTGCGGCTTTCGTGCGTACAAAATTAAAAAATGTAATCAACGGCGGCGTGGTAGAGCGCACCTTCCGTCCTACAGAGAAGTTCCCTCAGGCCAGAATTGACAGAGTGGACATGCAGTATCTGTATGCCGACGGAGAATTATATAACTTTATGAACCAGGAGACCTATGACCAGGTTGCCCTGAACCAGGATATCATCGGCGATGCCCTGAAGTTTGTAAAAGAGAACGAAGTATGTAAGGTCTGCTCTTACAATGGCAGCGTATTCTCCGTGGAGCCTCCGCTGTTTGTTGAGCTGGAGATTACAGAGACAGAGCCAGGTTTCAAGGGCGATACCGCAACCGGCGCCAATAAGCCGGCAACCGTGGAGACAGGTGCAACCGTATACGTACCATTGTTTGTAGAAATCGGCGATAAGATTAAGATTGACACCAGAACCGGCGAATATCTGTCACGAGTATAA
- the aroE gene encoding shikimate dehydrogenase, translated as MDGKTRVCGLIANPVEHSMSPMMHNFFAQRTGVNLAYVPFKVEEDRVGDAVKGAYALNILGMNVTVPYKQRVMEFLSELDEDARAIGAVNTLVRTAAGYKGYNTDGAGLKRALAQAGIRTEGEHCLLIGAGGAAKAAAYVLAKGGAADIHILNRNETRARELADCINTLTGSGLAEALPLKGYRKLPARKGGYLAVQSTSVGMHPHVEDAVIDDPRFYEMIHTGVDIVYTPARTRFMKMVQEAGGRAVNGLDMLLYQGVIAYELWNPQVRVDSGTIKAAKQMIEDYLIKKQAGEGRGENLILIGFMGAGKTSVGEHFAARYRMPMIDTDKEIEAAAGMAISDIFATRGEEAFRRLETGVLEKLLKQGGRSVISVGGGLPLRAENRALLKQLGTVVYLDVLPETVMERIGADVSDRPMLHGSDVMGRIISLLESRKPYYLKASHIIVDVNGRDVDDIVEEIHRRAVDKTC; from the coding sequence ATGGACGGAAAGACAAGAGTATGCGGGCTGATTGCAAATCCGGTGGAACATTCCATGTCACCCATGATGCATAATTTTTTTGCGCAGAGAACAGGGGTGAACTTAGCCTACGTTCCTTTTAAAGTGGAGGAAGACAGGGTTGGGGACGCGGTAAAGGGGGCCTATGCCCTGAATATACTGGGGATGAATGTAACGGTTCCCTATAAACAGCGGGTTATGGAGTTTCTGTCTGAACTGGATGAGGATGCCAGGGCCATCGGGGCAGTCAATACACTGGTCAGGACAGCTGCGGGCTATAAGGGCTATAATACGGATGGCGCGGGCCTTAAGCGGGCCCTTGCGCAAGCCGGTATCCGGACAGAAGGAGAACATTGTTTACTCATTGGGGCCGGAGGTGCGGCCAAGGCTGCAGCCTATGTGCTGGCAAAGGGCGGGGCTGCAGACATCCACATCCTCAACCGGAATGAAACCAGGGCCAGGGAGCTGGCAGACTGCATCAACACACTGACAGGCAGCGGTCTGGCGGAGGCCCTGCCTCTGAAGGGATACAGGAAGCTTCCTGCCAGAAAAGGCGGATATCTGGCCGTACAGTCCACCAGCGTTGGCATGCATCCCCATGTGGAGGATGCCGTTATTGATGATCCCCGGTTTTATGAGATGATTCATACCGGTGTGGACATTGTCTATACTCCCGCCAGGACCAGGTTCATGAAAATGGTACAGGAAGCAGGAGGAAGGGCGGTGAACGGTCTGGACATGCTTTTATATCAGGGCGTGATTGCCTATGAACTGTGGAATCCCCAGGTGAGGGTGGACAGCGGGACCATAAAGGCGGCAAAGCAGATGATAGAAGATTATCTGATAAAAAAACAGGCCGGGGAGGGCCGGGGAGAGAACCTGATCCTCATTGGCTTCATGGGAGCGGGAAAGACCAGTGTGGGAGAACATTTCGCAGCACGCTACCGGATGCCGATGATTGACACGGACAAGGAGATTGAGGCGGCAGCCGGTATGGCCATATCCGATATATTTGCCACCCGGGGAGAGGAAGCCTTCCGGCGCCTGGAGACAGGCGTGCTGGAAAAGCTGCTGAAGCAGGGCGGCAGGTCTGTGATTTCCGTGGGCGGCGGACTGCCTCTCAGGGCGGAAAACAGGGCGCTTTTGAAACAGCTGGGAACCGTGGTATATCTGGATGTCCTGCCAGAGACTGTCATGGAACGAATCGGAGCCGATGTGTCGGACCGTCCCATGCTTCACGGCAGTGATGTGATGGGCCGCATTATAAGCCTTCTGGAGTCGAGAAAACCCTATTACCTGAAAGCTTCTCATATAATTGTGGATGTGAACGGTCGGGACGTGGATGATATCGTGGAAGAGATTCACCGCAGGGCAGTGGATAAAACATGCTGA
- a CDS encoding YqeG family HAD IIIA-type phosphatase, with translation MLEMFYPRRYEVSTYVIPFDYYHAQGMQGVIFDIDNTLVPHDAPADGQAVELFERLRAMGMKTCLLSNNKEPRVKPFADLVGSCYIHKAGKPEVRGYEKAMELMGTDRNHTLFVGDQLFTDVYGANRAGIYSILVRPMDPREEIQIVLKRYLEKPVLYFYKKHARDINQDRE, from the coding sequence ATGCTGGAAATGTTTTATCCCCGCCGTTACGAGGTATCCACCTATGTGATACCGTTTGATTATTATCATGCACAGGGAATGCAGGGCGTGATTTTTGACATTGATAATACCCTGGTGCCCCATGACGCGCCGGCAGACGGACAGGCAGTGGAACTCTTTGAGCGGCTTCGCGCCATGGGAATGAAGACATGTCTTCTATCCAACAATAAGGAGCCCAGGGTAAAGCCCTTTGCGGATTTGGTGGGTTCCTGCTATATCCATAAGGCAGGCAAGCCGGAAGTCAGGGGATATGAGAAGGCCATGGAGCTTATGGGGACGGACAGGAATCATACCCTCTTTGTGGGGGACCAGCTGTTTACGGATGTGTACGGTGCCAACAGGGCCGGCATCTACAGTATCCTGGTAAGGCCCATGGACCCCAGGGAAGAGATACAGATAGTGCTGAAGCGTTACCTGGAAAAGCCGGTGCTGTATTTTTATAAAAAACATGCCAGAGACATAAACCAAGACAGGGAGTAA
- the nrdR gene encoding transcriptional regulator NrdR: MKCPYCNEADTKVIDSRPADDNSSIRRRRQCERCGKRFTTYEKLETMPLMVIKKDNSRETYDRSKIEAGIIHSCHKRPVSPQQINSMIDEIENQIFNMEEKEVPTSAIGELVMGKLKDLDEVAYVRFASVYREFKDVNTFIDEIGKLLKK; the protein is encoded by the coding sequence ATGAAATGCCCCTATTGTAATGAAGCAGACACCAAGGTCATAGATTCCCGTCCGGCAGATGACAACAGCTCCATACGCAGGCGCCGCCAGTGTGAGCGCTGCGGTAAGCGCTTTACCACCTATGAGAAGCTGGAGACCATGCCGTTAATGGTAATAAAGAAGGATAATTCCAGGGAGACGTATGACCGTTCCAAGATTGAAGCGGGAATCATCCACTCCTGCCATAAACGCCCGGTATCACCCCAGCAGATTAATTCCATGATTGATGAGATTGAAAACCAGATTTTTAACATGGAGGAGAAGGAAGTGCCCACCTCCGCCATCGGAGAGCTGGTGATGGGAAAGCTTAAGGACCTGGACGAGGTGGCGTATGTGCGTTTTGCCTCTGTCTACCGTGAATTCAAGGATGTGAATACGTTCATAGACGAGATTGGAAAATTGCTGAAAAAGTAA
- the aroD gene encoding type I 3-dehydroquinate dehydratase, whose translation MKNVIIKQTVLGQGMPKICAPLVEKDYESLIHQAESFTEQPVDVAEWRADWFDSILEPDILDQVLPGLESALKDIPLLFTFRTQREGGHVPAPLPAYRSLVEQAICSGHVHLVDLELFSGDDMVRETVELARRHQVRVILSNHDFAATPKEDDILRRLHHMEELGADIAKIAVMPRSARDVLTLLSATDKASQSLSCPVVTMSMKGTGLISRLSGEVFGSCLTFGSVKEASAPGQIEAGKLKDILTAIHENL comes from the coding sequence ATGAAAAATGTTATTATAAAACAAACTGTACTTGGACAGGGAATGCCGAAAATATGCGCCCCGCTGGTGGAAAAGGATTACGAATCCCTGATTCACCAGGCAGAATCCTTCACGGAGCAGCCTGTGGATGTGGCTGAATGGAGAGCGGACTGGTTTGACTCCATACTGGAGCCGGACATCCTGGACCAGGTCCTTCCCGGTCTGGAGTCTGCCCTGAAAGACATTCCCCTGCTCTTTACCTTCCGCACCCAAAGGGAGGGCGGCCATGTGCCCGCTCCGCTCCCGGCGTACCGCTCCCTGGTGGAACAGGCCATCTGCTCCGGCCATGTACATCTGGTGGATTTGGAACTTTTTTCCGGTGACGATATGGTACGTGAGACAGTGGAACTGGCCCGCAGACACCAGGTACGCGTCATCCTGTCCAATCATGATTTTGCGGCCACTCCAAAAGAGGATGATATTCTCCGCCGCCTGCATCACATGGAGGAATTGGGGGCAGACATAGCCAAGATTGCGGTCATGCCCCGGTCAGCCCGCGATGTGCTGACCCTTCTTTCAGCCACAGACAAGGCCAGCCAGTCCCTGTCCTGCCCGGTCGTAACCATGTCCATGAAGGGCACCGGGCTCATAAGCCGTCTTTCAGGGGAGGTATTCGGCTCCTGCCTCACCTTTGGCTCTGTAAAAGAAGCCTCTGCACCGGGCCAGATTGAAGCGGGAAAGCTGAAGGACATCCTGACAGCCATCCACGAAAACCTGTGA
- a CDS encoding YlmC/YmxH family sporulation protein has translation MRIYDLKQKEVINVKTCKRLGFVGDVDFDMETGCLLALIVPGPGCICGFLGREKEYVIPFCDICQVGNDIILVDIKEKDVTESIKC, from the coding sequence GTGAGGATTTACGACCTTAAACAAAAAGAAGTGATTAATGTAAAGACCTGCAAGCGCCTTGGATTTGTGGGAGATGTGGATTTCGACATGGAAACGGGCTGTCTGCTGGCCCTGATTGTGCCCGGACCAGGCTGCATATGCGGTTTTTTGGGACGGGAGAAGGAATATGTGATACCGTTCTGTGACATCTGCCAGGTGGGAAACGATATTATACTGGTGGACATTAAAGAAAAAGATGTGACGGAAAGCATTAAATGCTGA